Within Protaetiibacter intestinalis, the genomic segment GTGATCGGGGTGATCGTCACCCTCGTGCCGCTGTCGGCGCTGTTCATCGCGAGCTTCAAGACCTCGCAGGAGCTCGGGCAGACCGGGCCGTTCGACCTGCCCGCGAACTGGTTCAACTTCGAGAACTACGTCACGGCGTTCGTCCGGGGCGGCATGGTCGAGGGCTTCCTCAACACGACCGTCATCCTGCTGTTCTCGCTCACCGGCACGATCCTCATCGGCACGATGGCCGCCTACGCGATCGACCGCTTCCACTTCCGGGGCAAGAAGCTCATCGTGGGGCTGTTCCTCGTGGCGACGCTCATCCCCGGTGTCACGAGCCAGGTGGCGACGTTCCAGATCATCAACGGGCTCGGGCTCTACAACTCGATGGCCGCGCTGATCCTGCTGTTCATGGGCACCGACATCATCTCGATCTACATCTTCATCCAGTTCATGCAGTCGATCCCCGCGTCCAT encodes:
- a CDS encoding carbohydrate ABC transporter permease — translated: MSTAPARVRMAGLSATTVKYVSLVIGVIVTLVPLSALFIASFKTSQELGQTGPFDLPANWFNFENYVTAFVRGGMVEGFLNTTVILLFSLTGTILIGTMAAYAIDRFHFRGKKLIVGLFLVATLIPGVTSQVATFQIINGLGLYNSMAALILLFMGTDIISIYIFIQFMQSIPASIDEAAMLDGANRWTIYWRVILPLLRPAIATVVIVKGIAIYNEFYLPFLYWPSEGVISTSLFRFKGPFGAHWETIAAGTVLVIVPTLIAFVFLQRFIYRGLASGSVK